GGGCAAGCACCTCGTGCACCTGGGACTCAGATCAGAGTTCCTGGGCCCGAGATGTGAAGGGGAATAGGAGACCCCCCGCCACCTCATCACCCAGTGTAGGGGGCTCGAGGGACCGCGTAAGCAGGCCCTCGGAGCTAACTACACCGGCGAGAGCAAAATCGAGGAAATGGGGGTGGGCAGGCTGCTTCATTTCGCGAAGCTGGCCGGCCTGACCTCGTTCCCTACACACTAGGGGTGCCCCAAAGGGCCCGGGCACAATGGTCCAACCGAACTGAGCGCCTGGCCGTCCCCAATCCAATACATACAATACAATAATATcattaataaaaatgttataaatttcgattatcatcatttcaataataattgattttgttCAAAGAAATAGAGATTATATACATTTGATTATTTTCCCATATCAATGTGTATTTTTAACACATTCTGTGGAATAAATGAGGAAACTTCCAAAAAGTTTACATAAAATAACGAcatttagaaaaagaaattgaaattagaaaatcgaAATAATCTATTTTTATATGATAAGGAAAAATGGGTAGAGCGAAACAAGACGATGTGTAGGTACAACAAACTTATTGTTATGTAATAAGTAGAGACACAGCGTTATTTCATCTTTCACATTTATTTCGTAACGGTGTTTACATCGCCGTTCCCGACACGAGACTCACACGTCCTCAAGCTCGGGCAAGACCCACAGGTCTTTAGTCAGAGTGTAGATATATAGCATCCCTCCCCCCTAGTGTGAGACATATGTTGTTTTTCACAACTAAACCAAATATTTTTGGAGAGCGGaagaaagaacagaaaaaaatttttttagtatgcaatgaacaaaatttaaagaattgagaaggaagagaaaactacaaaaatctcaaattttttgttttgcttcGAAGTGGATAGTGAGTTTGGTTTTCGTCCattggtttcttttttggcGTCGACAGTGTTTTTGGCTCACTTTCTGGTCCGGTCTTGATCTTGATGAGTTGGTTCACGTGACGTCTGTGTACCAGTCCAGTGTTTCGTTCTCGTACCTGGTATGACAGGGggccagttttttttataatgattGCTCGTGCCCATTTCGGCCCCGTTTTGCTCTGGTATATCCTCATGCAAACCGTCTCgtttatcttgaattttcttgtACCAGCCCGAGTCTCCGCCGACGTcgggtttttttcttctttatttggTTTCATTATGTCCAGTGGAATGTGCAGTTTTCGGTTCATCATTATCTCTGCTGGTGTGAGGCCTGTTGTTGCTGAAGGAGTCGTGTGttgtttcaacaaaaatctgctcattttttcttcccagTTTCCATCGATGAGAACTTTAAGGTTACGTTTGGTTGTTTGCACAGCGCGTTCCGCTTGTCCGTTTGCCGCCGGGTGATACGGAGCAACGAAAACCTGtttaattccatttttttttgtaaattccgCCATTTCTGCTGATTTAAATGACGTGTCATTATCCGAGACGATTGTTTTTGGTGTGCCGAAGGTGGCAAAAAGTCTTCTTAGTTCAATAATTACTCTTTTTAACGTTGTCGAGGAGACTTTGGAAACTTCGATCCATTTTGACGTTGCGTCGACTACAATCAGGAAAACTTGTCCTCGGAATGGTCCAGCAAAGTCAATATGAAGCCTAGTCCACGGGTTTTGCGGGATTTCCCAATTTTCGATCTGTGCTCGGGGCGGGTTGTTTTTAGTTTCTTGGCAATTGTCGCAGTTGCTGATCATTACTTCGATGTCCTCGTCGATCCCGGGCCACCATGCGTACGATCGGGCAAATGCTTTAGTTGCCACCACGCCGCAGTGATTTAAATGTAAGTATTTTAATGTGTCGCGTTGCAGTTTCTTTGGTACTACCACCCTTTCACCTCGTACTATGCAGCCTTCTTGGATTGCCAGTTCGTTTCGTTTCAACCAGAAGTTCCTCATCGACGATGAGGTGTTTTTTGGCCATCCTTTTTTATATAGGTTTTCACCTCCATTAGTATCTCGTCgttttctgtttcttctttGATGTCTTTGACTGAGATCGGATTCCTTGAGGTACCTTCTAGCATACGAATGTTTGCTGTGTCATCATCTTCTGTAGCTTCTTCTGGAAGTGGAAACCTGGATAGCATATCAGCATTTCCGTGCTTTTTTCCAGGTCGGTGAATTAGTTCGTATTCATATGCTGACATAGTTATTTTGTATCTTTCGAGTTTAGGTGAGagtttttgtgtgtttttattGTTCTTCTTGAAAATGCCTAGAAGCGGCTTGTGGTCCGtgatcattttgaattttctgccTGCCAAATATTGATGGAAATGTTCGGTGGCCTTGATCAGCGCCAGCGCCTCGCGTTCAATTTGTGAGTAATTTCTTTGGGTTTTTGTTAGGGTCTTCGAGCTGTATTCGATTACTTTTTCCGATTTGTCGGGCATTTCGTGAGCCAGAACTGCTCCGATTCCGATTGGCGAAGCGTCAGCTGAGACAACGAGTGGGAGTTTGTCGTCGTAGTGCGTTAAAACTTCCGATCCCATCAATCTTCTTTTGAGTTCTTCGAAAGCTCTTTGTTCTGCATCTCCCCAagtccatttttttccttcgtccAATCGTCGGTGCAAGGGCTCTGCAATTTTTGCGCGTTTTTTTATGAACCTcccgtaaaaatttattcctccTAGGAACACTTGAAgttcttttttgtcttttgGTGCGGGTATTCGTTGAATTGCTTTCAATTTATCATCCGTTGGACTGATTCCTTTCGCCGAAATTGTGTGTCCTAGAAATTCCATGGTTTTTACTCCGAATATAGATTTCTCCATGTTGATTTTAAGGTTTGCCTCGTACAACCGCTGCAGAACTTCTTTTACACGTGCATCGtgttcttctctttctcgtcCTTGGATTTTAATGTTGTCGATATATATTTGTACGCCGGGAATGCCCTGTAATATCTTCGTCATGTAGTGCTGGAAGATTCTTGGTGCAGCCGATAATCCATCGAGTAATCTTGTGACTCTGAAAAGGCCGATATGTGTGCTTATTGTCAGAATTTCCGATGTTTTCTCATCAACGCGTAGTTGTTTGTATGCGTTTTgtaaatcgatttgtgtgaatatttttccgcCGTTAAGCGTCGCGAAAGCTTCAGACACAGTGGGAATGGGGTATTCCGAGTCTTTGATTTTTGGGTTTACCGTGTCTTTGTAGTCTCCCACTACTCTAATTTTcccatttgattttttgacaaaGTGTGCAGGAGTTGCCCAGTCTGACTGCATCACAGGAATAAGCATTCCTTGGTTTTGCATACTTTTTAACGCTTCGCTTGTTGCTTCCTGTAATGCGTACGGGACACGCCTTGCTTTAATAAATTTCGGTTGTGCTCCTTCTTTTAATTCGATGCTTATGGGAGTCCCATTGTGTCCTTCTAGTTTTGAAGATGTTATGAGCGGGAATTCGCTGATCATTTTTGTGTaatcagttttaattttttttacttgattaatgcccaatatttttattccgagATCATCAAACCAGTCTCTTCCGAGGAGGTTTGGTCCGATCGTTTCTTGTAAGATAGTCACCGGTAAATTCGCCTTGTGTTTTCCGTATTTTACCGAGACTCTCGTCGAGCCCAGAACGCCcagtcgttttttttcatacgcGAAAAGATTGACCTCTTTTTTTGACCACTTGGGTGCAGTCTGcggccaaatttttttgtacgtttttcgatttattaGGGATACGTGTGCGCCGTTGTCAATCTCGAACGAACAAGGCACTGAGTTTAACTCGACCGTGAccttgtatttattattatgttcgCCCAAGCTTGCTTGGTTCACAATCGCGTTAGTATAGCTGTCGCTGTCTTCGTCGCACAAGCCCGTATCTTCTGATGAGTCGTTCTCTACTCGGTGTGTACGGGATGGTTTGGTCTTCGAGCTACCCAAAACCCCTTGTTTACTTTTACAAACTGTACTGAGGTGCCCGGTTTTCGAACACGTACcgcatttttcgtttttgaaaaaacaaacttcaGGAGTGTGATTTTTATATCCACACCTGTAGCACCCTTTTCCTCGGTTGCTTTTATCTCCgaagtttttcttttgattcgCGATTTTATTTACCGCGTTTGTCTCTCTTTTTCGGAGTAATTTTTGCTGATCTGCTGTTGATTCTGCGTTTCGAGCGATTTCTAGCGCTTTACTTAACGTGATTCCGTCTGGATTTGCGTCCTCGTCTAATTCTTCGTGCCTTCGGCACAAGTATCTTTGTAATTCCTCGTCTCTGATACCCGCTACAAATCGGTCGCGGAGCATTATTTCTAATGGTAATTTTTCTGTAGGTCCTCCAAATTTGCAGTCTTGGGCCAATTTTCTGAGTTCGcgaacaaaattttgtaacgatTCTTCTTCTAATTGGTCGCGTTTTTGAAACTGGACTCTGTTTAGTGAAACATTCGACGATTTGCCGAAGTGTTCTTTGCATTTCTTTACGATCTCGTCGTACGACACCTCTTTCGGTTTTTTTGGCAGGCagaaagattttattattgGATATATTTTGACCCCGACGGCAGTAAGAAGAGTGGATCTTTTTTTACCTTCCTCAGTGATGTTGTTGGCTTCAAGATAAAACTCGAATTGGTCGGCGTAGTTTTCCCATAGTTGTATTTCTGGGTCGAAGTCCACCAGTTTGCCTATCGCTCGTGCCATGACTTTTTCCGCTCGCACTTCCGAGCCAGAACCGTCGACACACTCACTGTTCTTCTCGTccgattttttaataaattcacgCACTAAAACTCTCAGAGCGTCTATATTCGCGTTTTCAGGAACCTGTATTTTCAGTCATGctgaaagtggaaaaaatgaaTCCAAAATCTTTAGTTAATTCGCTGTCGGTAGGATTCGGTTGTACAAAAGGCTCCTCCAGATGATTTGACGATTCTGCACTCTCATTGACTTGCGcagtaattttatttgttcgtCCACTTTTCTTCAGATATTGTGACGAAAGATACTTTTCAATAGGTATTTCTTTaatggattttcaaaattttttgcaatacgTTTGATAAACacttcggtaaaaattaacattaatatttttccacacTCATCTCTTCCTTTATTTTCCAACCACTCGATAAGTATTTCTTTATAAACATTTTCGTGCCCTGGAAATTTGTAAATGGATTGCaacaaattcatcaaatcatTGCGGTACGAAAGTCCAGGGACACTTTCTGTCCCGACTGACGATTCTGAGCCCAAAAGACCCAATGAAAAATCTTCGTCGGTTTGAGTTCATACGTCTCCTTTTTCGGTTGACCATAGTTTTTTTCACATGCTGACGATGGTTgcagaagatatttttttccaagcttCTGAGCtctaaaaaataacttttttgatttcaatattttgcagAAAATCAAGCAATTACACAAGTAAAATCGAATCTATCAATAggttctgaaaaattattttcagcgtTTGAAAAATCCCTTGATCGAGAGGTTGGATAAGGGATGTAACGTTTAGAGGAAAGAAATCAACGTCGATATCGTCAACCTTGAGATATTTATGAGCTTTATCAACGATCAGTACCGCTTTTTGAGGTAAATCGTTGGACatcaggaaaatttttcactgtgGGAACAAAGTGATTGCGGAACCAATCCTCGAAAATTGCCTTGTCCATCCATgcattttttaatgataatattttacagGCAGATAATTCTTGTTGAAGTGTTTTAAGCATCGTGGATTACGGTATTTACCAATGAAAGCCAAAGGTAATTTCAAAGATCCGTCAACATTAGTGCAAGCGGCTATCGTGACTCGTTCCAATTGCTTTTTCGTCCCTGGGATGCTGgttctgatttttggagccaaagtACGAATAGGTACTTGTTTGATATAGATACCGCTCTCATccatgttgaaaatatttttttttccaagtttttggTTGcgaccatttttttaaattctcctTCATATAACTTTGCTGCAGCTTCATCGGCCGACAATTTTTCCACTGAAAAAATGGTCAGAAACTTATttagtttcaaaattctattcGGACATTTGTATTTCGAATTATTGGTTTATTCCTTTACATTTGCAAGTTTCTTCGCGGAAGCACATGAATGACTATGTCTGTATAGATGTTATAGACTGTGTGTGTGGTTCTTTTTGTGAGTGTGACTCTTCAGTATCACTGCTCAGTCTGTTAGATGGCCCAGCCGTCTAAACAGAAATATGAGGATATGAAAACATATCATTTTTGATGCGAAGAGGTTGGTTaaagaataatataaattcGAATACATATTAggtgacttgaaaaattaacgacggaGCCAGGATTCGAATCTGGTATCTAGAGATGCTTTCCCGCGGCCActacttctttctttctaagTTTCATCGAAAATCTAAATGACGTTAATTTAGGTCGTGCGCTCCAAGATAAGTCACACGCCTTGTAAATAGGTGAGACAGGTAGGCCTAGTACCGTACATCTGCTAACGTTGCTGGTCGCGTGCCATTATTTATAGGGGCACCGTCCGTCATCGTCACGCTGCGCTGCTTTCAGTTTTTCTGTCCGTGTGTCAAATCTTCCTGGCCAGTAGTTATTGCGCGCGTGAAGTGCGTACCTGTGCGCGTGCATGTGCGTGAGGTTTTGGCGCGCGGATCTACGTCACGTGCTGTCTGTTTTGGCGTTCGGAAGTCAGTCATTGCGGCGAATTTGGCGGTTCGTCTTCGTATATTTTCGGAGGCTTTCGCTGAGGCTCGGGCCTCGGTGTTATGTCGGCTACAGCTGTCACCCCCGGAGCTGGCTGACCGCTGTACCGTTACAATATGAATCGTTACATGGGTGATTGAGATGGTTGAGATGATTGTGGGGAATTTTCCAGCAAACATCCAAAATCCGCGTAAACTATGAATGGTACTATTTTGTGTGAGTAATCCTCAAATTTTAACCACTTGTTGGACTGGTCTGGAAGTGTGAGTTTACAAGCATTCTCCGGCGTGCAATCGAGCCTGTGTGCAAGCAATTTGGCCTcggcaaagaaaaaatgtaaacatcgGTTACAAATATGGATCACATTTTTACGCGCAGTCGCTTGACGATGAACAAAAAGTTGAGACAAATTTTTGATCCAGCAATAGTGGGTTGTGACGCTTAGAGAATTCCTTgagaaatcgtgaaaatcatTTGAGTCGTCAGAAATGTTGAAATTGTTTATCGGTTGGATCGAAATAACTTGGTTGTTCTGTAAGGTTACTTaatgtttattcaaatatGTACAGCCTTATAATCTACATTATATAGTAAGCGTGAGATCTACACATGGCTGCGTGTGGCGTGCAACTGGCTACTACTGCGCTCTTTGCATACTTTTCTACACTCGCGTTGTATTCGCACATTATGTACACTCATTCTTTCCTAGTTCAAGATAGGAAATTTACTTGTTTTCCAACACGCCTCTTTAGATATACAATCTTGAACTTCATATAAtgattctaattttattttgttacgtATACAATCTATTGTCTATTCcgtatcaactttttcaaacttagtGTTAGAttactttattcatttttctcttaaaTTTTAAGTCAACCTCAATAAATCTCTATTCTTCAAGATCTTTACTTTCTCTAAACTTCTTGTTAACATATCAGCTAAATTATACCTTGAATCAATTTtaacaatatcaataattcCATTTTCGTAATGTTCATTAATATAGATAAATGAATTCATCGATAATATAGTGATGTTACACTTCAATGTGCTTTgagtttttcgtaaaattaccGAATTTCGCAATTAATAATACGCCTACGTTATCTTCGTACATATTTATAGGTTCATCAAAATCTAAATTGAAAGCATCAATCAATAAATTTcttacgaataaaatttctgtTACTGCTTCTGACATAGCAGTATATTCTGCAAAAGTTGGACATGTCGTTACATTCCTTTGTTTATATGTTTTCTAGTATATTACATTTCAATCacatattataatttcaagtCTTCAGttttgtacaaatatttcaGACTCGCATAGCATATTTGTAATCTGTTGCATTGTAGCAGTTTTGATAGCGACttaaataatttacattatagGTAATGTCAGGTCTCGTACCTGTacgaatgtataataattcaccAATTAgatttctatattttatattttcatcgcaTTCCTCAGCCtttcttaatttcaattttgtttccaTGGGTGTATCGTATAATTTTgcattttgtaatttatatttttcggcTAAAGATTCAATATACTTTGTTTGGCTTGAAGTCATTCTTTTTCTATCATCACTGTACTGAATATCAATCACAATGTAATTTCTAACTTTACCCAAATCTTTCataacaaatttattcattaaacTTTGCTTTACTTCATTTATCTTACCTTTATCTTTACAACAAATCAACAGATCATCAACAAACACTAAGATGTATATTGGATCTCTGCCTTCGTGACTTACATACAAACAATAGTCACAATTACTTCTAACGAAATTTAGTTTCTTTATatagttgtgaaaaaaatcataccaTGCTCTTGGACTTTCTCTTAAACCATACAATgccttttttaattacaaaacttTATTTGCACCAATTTCATTACCTATTGGTTGATTCACGTAAACTTCCGATTTTACTTGGCCATTCAAAAAGGCCGTCTCAACGTCCATTTGGTCTATGTGTAGATTGTTTTTACAACAgtacgataataatatttttagcgTTTGCATTTTTCCTACAGGTGATTAAACATTTTCTAAATATTCGTTTTGTTGAAAACCTCTCACAACTAACCTAGCTTTATAAGTATCatcactttttcttttataaatcCATTTTACATTAATTATCCTTTTATTTTTGGGCCTTTCAACTAATTCCCATGTACCGTATTTCTCTAGACTTTCCATCTCTTTATCTATcgcaattttccaattttcagaTTCATCACAATTTATCGCCTCTTCGAATTTGTCGGGAATATTCGCATTGGTATAATTTACATAAATACAATGAGTTTCAGGGTTTCTGAATCTTCTTACAGGACTTTTCTTTGTACTTGATTTTCTAGGTATTGGCAAGTTCTCTTTGCTATTTTAAgacttatttgttttttcatgtttttcaaaattttcattactctCTATTTCAATATCAAATTCGTCGCTTATGTTTACATTtgattcagatttttcattttcatcatattcattttcacattCAGTTTCATATTCTctatctttattttcatcaaactttTCTGAACAGATTAATTGAGTATTTTCTTCTGCATTTTTTACATGTCTTGCATTTATTACTCTACCATTTACTAATACTCTATAGCCATTTGTTTTGTAACCTACTAACACACCTAACTCAgatttattatcaaatttactttttctacGTACTTCTGGGATTCTCACAAAAACTCTacttctataaatttttaaattttcaacattaggtttttttaaaaaaaatatttcgtatcgtgtttcattttcaattgtatttgaaatagtactatttttcaaatacgcAACAGTACTCATTATTTCTTGGATATTAATTggattttcattataatatgTTTTAAAAAGTACTTGaacatttccaatttttatcgctttcaaaattttaccatCAGCTACTTTTACATCTATAGGATATTTTAGgtttacatatttttcaaaaaaattataatcaataaCAATATGAACTGTACAACCGCTATCGAGtaacaaatcaatttcgtTGCACT
Above is a genomic segment from Diprion similis isolate iyDipSimi1 chromosome 5, iyDipSimi1.1, whole genome shotgun sequence containing:
- the LOC124406231 gene encoding uncharacterized protein K02A2.6-like; protein product: MRNFWLKRNELAIQEGCIVRGERVVVPKKLQRDTLKYLHLNHCGVVATKAFARSYAWWPGIDEDIEVMISNCDNCQETKNNPPRAQIENWEIPQNPWTRLHIDFAGPFRGQVFLIVVDATSKWIEVSKVSSTTLKRVIIELRRLFATFGTPKTIVSDNDTSFKSAEMAEFTKKNGIKQVFVAPYHPAANGQAERAVQTTKRNLKVLIDGNWEEKMSRFLLKQHTTPSATTGLTPAEIMMNRKLHIPLDIMKPNKEEKNPTSAETRAGTRKFKINETVCMRIYQSKTGPKWARAIIIKKTGPLSYQVRERNTGLVHRRHVNQLIKIKTGPESEPKTLSTPKKKPMDENQTHYPLRSAQFGWTIVPGPFGAPLVCRERGQAGQLREMKQPAHPHFLDFALAGVVSSEGLLTRSLEPPTLGDEVAGGLLFPFTSRAQEL